Below is a window of Falco peregrinus isolate bFalPer1 chromosome 3, bFalPer1.pri, whole genome shotgun sequence DNA.
GGATTAAAACTACTGGCAGTGTCACtacatggaaaagcaaagacCACCACTATCCCAGGCTCCTGTGACATGGATTTGAGGACAGGTCACTGAAGGAAATGGATAATTCTTCTCCTAAAATTTAATCAGCATTCTTGGAACGGATAACAAAGTGTCTATTATTTACTGACCCACTAAAACCAGCGCAATTATAGACAAAAAGAGAGTGAATATCTTACGTTGCTTGAAAGATCGCTGTCGCAATCATGCACACCAACATGATATAAAATATGGGGTAGTCGAGTTGTAAGTTTCCTTGTATCGAGACAACAATCATGCCTGCCACAGCCTTCACAGTCACAACAGTCATGGAACCTGTAAATGTTTACCAGGATTCAGCTGAAGCACTGATACATGCTCAGAGGGACAGGAACACTGCATGTTCGCTCTATACGTGACAGGTAACTGCAGACAAAACCAAGATCTACAAGAACTTGAACTCTTTTTGCCAGCCAGGCCAAACAAGGGATGCAAACTACCTATTTTATCACCGACTCCACCAGTTTTATTCCCGATGACTTCACAGCAACCTTCAATAAATCACCTAACCTTTCTGTCTCACTGTTCCCTTGTCTACAGGACTAAGAGCAtttactggtttttttgtttggctggttgttggtttttttaaagtgtttaaaCAGCGTTGCACAATCACATGATGGAAGGatacaaattttaatttctgatgcCATATTGGCCTGGTTAATAAAGCTaagctttcaaaacaagaaTCAGAAAGAGCctatttcctttccatttcttgaAAGCACAAGTCAGGACCATTCAGAATTAGGACAGCTGCTTTGCCTGCAATTCGTGCAGCCTCTGAGGCATCAGTTACTGACACCCAGCCCCaaacagttaaaagaaaaaaagaagagaaagaaaaaagaaaaaaagaaaaaaaagagactgcaCTAACTGAAGCTGCATAAATAGCAAAAATAGAGGACTGCAACATAGATTCAACAGCATGTCAGACTGCGTCACTGCCTTGCTATTATTTACTCTTTCTAAAGATTAAACTGAtcacagtttattaaaaaaaccagactTATATGGAAAAAGGTACAAGAGAAATCCTGGCTTTTCCAAAGTCACTGTAAGATCCCACTGTAGGCTATGAGGCTATCAAAAGCATCACGTGACCCCAAGGCCAGAAGTTCTCCCAATTTAAGTAGGGACAGACTGGCATGGCAGGGTAGTGATCATTTCTTTAGCCACACAGCAAATATTCCCAGAGACAGTAAGATTCTTGTAGATCAAGTCTTCTCTTTCATCCACTGCATCAGCCTTCCTTAGCCATGGAATAGATAAGATAGCATACCACGCTTTGCATGCACAGATTAAAATTAAGAACGCTAATAAATAACTTGCACTTTCTGTATGTGGCAGATTATTCATCCTTATGGGAAATAAGTCTTAATTGTTCAACAGTCACTTGCAAAGATCCTAAACTTCACTGCAAGATATTAGCTTCATCTAATGTGTAGTAGTTTTCTGGAGCAGACTAGtgcattttatgattttaattaGATGAATATAATTCCCTATATGCCATAGATGCTGTGGTTTACTGTAGTTTACTGTTATAAGCCAGAGTTAGAAGATCTTACAAGTTTATATCAACTTACCTAGCAAAGCTACCAGCAGGAGAATAACTACAATGtagtttgcatttttctccttgtaaAAATATAGTAGCAGGCAGAATACGATGATCTCCACAAGctaagaaagacagaaaagagaatataaaaaaatgcaggctATATGGGGTTTGCAGTAAACAGAAACATTGAGCCAGTCAAACATTAGAATTACATAAAAGGGCAAATCAAACGACACGAGGATCCCACACAATTATAGATGAAATTTAACATGATCTTAAATTCTAATTAGATGAGATATTCAATAGCTTCTTGCAGAACAGGAAACATGGGACACTATAAAACATGGGACATTATATTCATGGTGAAGCAGATCATCAAATAATCCTGACTGAATATTCACATCAGAGGTCTCAGCCTTCTTTCTGTAATGAGGTTCTGTAAGTGATCCCTGGAGCACACATCTTATTTAATGTCCCAACTTATCTCCATTAAAAAATGAGAGATTTCATTAGATTTTTCAATGATTGATTGATGGCTCCAGAGAAAGTCAGTCAAGAAAAAGCCCAGATGCAAGCACAGTATTCAGACACCTCCGGAGCAGTTGCTCTCAGCTGCCATCAGTACTACTGCTACAGGCTGAAGCTGACAGGTCAGGAGAGAACAAGCTGCTCTAAAacttttcagttaaaacatATTGAAGTCCTAACAGAATCAATCAGAGACAGAATGGGAGAGTTCCAAATTGTGCATGCATGTGTCTATGTGCAATGTGGAACTGACACCAGGAAAAGATGGCATAGGTTCATTAGCAAGTCCAAGGAATATTTGGTAGTAAccataaggaaaaataatgcttGAAATTAAACTCTCAGTCAGGCATATAGCAGAAAACAGTCCCATATTTTATGGGCCATCTTACCATGTACAACAGAAATGGCCAGCTCACTAAATGCCTAGTGATATTTTCTCCTGTCATCTTCTCATGACTATTAGGTCCAAATGTTATCAGCAGGTAAGTTCCAACAATTGCCAAACCACAGCCTACAAAGGACAAAACATAGCGCCCTTCGGCAACCAAAggacaaacaagaaaaaaaaaaaaaaaaaagagaggacaAAGTTAGTGGGTTAGTGTGGATGCACGGAATTAACATTGCACATGCACAATGATCATTAATGACATCATGCACATTCCTCTGGATGACTCATTCCTCTGCCCTTCATGCCccactttcaaaatattataaccaaaaaaaacctAGGCAATGCGCATGCTGggaggtgaggaaaaaaaagctcataCCAGGTAGTATCTGCTAAACAAACAGGAACTACAAGACCTGTAATCTGGGGCTTATCCTGCCTGGCAATGCCCACAGCCTGTTTTCTAAGAAATACAAGAATTCATGCCTCAGTTCCACAAACACTTGTGCATGTATGAAATCCAGCCGACTCAGTTGTGCCTACACTACTGCAGAGTCAAGGCCCTACGCTGCAGCTTCAGCCTAGAGAACCATAATTCGCAAATCCTGCAAACAAACACCATTCCCATGTATTTCTAAAATCTGTGAGATTTAGGTGATTTGGCacaagtcagaaaaaaacaaagcaatccTTTTTTAACAAACAGTGGATAAGATGACGCATTTCTGCAAAGAGGTACTATAGTTAATGGAGATCTTGTCATCCCTCTAATTATGATTCTTGAGGGGCTGTGCTGCGTGTTGAATGGCTTGTAAACAAAGAGGATAAATGAAAAGGAACTGTGGAACTTACTCAAAAAATCCTTGggcttccatttttctttaataaatataaTTCCTATGATTGCACtggctataaaaaaaaaaaaggagagagaaacagtGAGTTATGCATCAGGCTAATGATCAGCAATCTCACACAGGAACGCACGCAGGCTTGTACAGCTGTTGTCTCTCTCCCCCTTACCTATAACAGACACTGCACTGAGTGGCACAATCAGTGAAAGAGGAGCAAAGGCGTAGGAGGAAAACACTCCCAGttctcccagcaccagcagaaaCAGTCCACACCACCACGTCTTGGTTTTGAAGTAGGCTCGGGGGTCTTTGGAACCTGCCAGCCGGATGTGGCTGTatttctagaaaagaaaataaaggcagggCAGCTTTGGCATGCTCAATGCTTTTTAATGCAGGATGCCTAAGGCAGGGTGAATATCTGCTTCATGATACTCACCTGGAGGTTGAGTGCAATACTGATAACAAGATGCCCAAAAATAGCTAGTAACGCACCAATCAAGTTCTCCTGTAAAAACAAAAGTCAACACACCAGTATTAAATTTAGCCACCAGAccctgaaggaagctggagCTTTTTGCACAGTCTGGATGAGGGCAAACGGTTCCAAGGTCACCCGTCAGTAAAATCTCTGTTTACCTTCCTCCCTTTCTACCTGATCTAGGGCAATTCAGGTAAGTTCCCTGTGGCTATGTTCCAAATCTGTGAAACTCAGGTGAAAGACAACCTTTCCTTAACAGATACTTTCTACAAGAGACTTAAATGAGTGTGCATACATATGCATTCTTTGCAGTTTCTCAGAGGGGAAGAAGataaagcaaaacacaacaacCCATTCACTCATTTCTCCCTTTGAAAAACTCTGTGAGGATGTTTGTTGCCCTGAAATTCAGCAGAGTATGGATCAGGGACCTCTGCATTCTGCAGCTCACATCTTAAGAGCTATTCTGCTCTTCTCCACTTATATCATCTGCTGGTTCAGTAGGTAGTTTAGGCCATTTAATGAGGCAACCCAATTATCACAGATTTTATGCTGCTTTCTGTATGAACCAGTTATTCCAAAATAATGGGCAACTGGTAGCAGCTCCTAGCAAGCTCTCAACCCCTTCTACATTAGCATGCCCAGCAACGTGATAATTCTCACGGTCTAAAGacagaatttgaaataaaaaagaatgtaaagCAGTCTGAGTCACAAAGGAAAAGTACATTAGGAGTAAACAGAAGAGCCTAAGGCTAAGCGAGGCCATTTATTGTTTGTGTTCTTTAACAACTGTGTAAATCTCATTAGATGTCATTAGCACTTTTCATTTTGGTGCTGGCCTCCAAGTCTAGTACTTACTTTGATTGATTTGGGATAACTGAGCTCACATTCGTATTCCTCCCTTAACAGTAAATATACTATTTATGATTTTCTTATACACAGTAAGGCAGGAACTTTAAGATTTCAAGTTCTTATCAGTGGAGCAAAAATCTCTTTTATTGGGATGTATGAAAATAAGATTCACTCAAGTGGCTTCTTTCAAAAGCACCTGAGAGATCTTCCTACAAGTAAAGTTGGCAGAAAAACATCACTGGGTGATTACAGATGTCGGCAGAGAAGCTCAGCCACAGTTTACTGGTTCAGCAACTGGACGTCAGTTTAGAGGACACGGAGCAGATGGTGCCACAGCTGAAAAGCCCCCAAATGCAGCGCAGGTTTGGGATCAGCTTCTGGACTCTGAAAGCCTGCAAGCCAACATCAGTCAGGTCAACTTTTACAGTGCACCTATAAAAGGACTGCAGTCTCAGCAAAGTactttttccagtgaaaaaaaaagcccttcttGCTGCGAATTTCTGAGCACTTTCAGAATCAGGGATTCAGAAGAAATTGATTTGGGAGCAGATCTGTTCCCAGCTGGAGAATAAGGAAGGACTACAGCAGCACATCCCATCTCAACTGCAGGCTCGGCATTGGCTATGGGTTGACCCACCTGAAATTCAAGCACTTGAATCTACAGCAGACCAGAACATCTGATCACCATTACTAATGTATGGGTTAGTCTGAAAAGGCACCTAGCAGAATTTATTGCACCTAACCACCCTCAGACATCCACAGCTTTTAACTGCCAGCcctttcttcactttttctaGCTCTTCAAGACACAGAATTTCTCTCATTGCTTATCTACACAGCATATAATATACTGGGGCCTCCGGGCATGGCTGAATACAAAGGCAGTacactttctaaaaaaaaaaaataaacacaatacAGTTGCATTATTGGTTAACTTGGATAGTTAGGACCCCCAGGGATAAGACCAGGGTAGAAATCTGACCTTGTAAGAAAAGGAGTCAGTGTGTGGCTGCACTGAAACTGCTGCTGTGGCCAATGGGAGCTGCTGAAGTTGCAGATTTGGACTGTTGCCTCCTTCCATTTTGGTTGATTGGAATGTTtacttttcagctgttttgaTACTGTAACTTCTCTTTACAGAAGAGACTTGGACCCTGCTGGAACCGCCTTGTCTGTAACTTGGTACCACTTCTTCCCAGCCATCCTGTTTTCTTGGACAAGCCACAATTAGTTCAgtaaagcacaaaaaaatttctttgcgGCCcgtctgctgcttttcttcccccaccaaGCTACACTGAAATAGGGTAGGGAGAGGTGTAGAGGAGCCAATACTTCCAGCCAGTCAGTGGGGCAGCAAGGTTATATTTCTCCAAAGTGGCactaagaaaaacaagcaaacaaaaaaaatagagaataaGTCAAATGAACTTGATGGTCCAAAACCTGTAATGAAATCCTGCTGAAGGATAGGCCACAGAAAATTCCCTGGGATTAAATTAACAACTGCACATAtcagcagggaaagcagattttaaatgcCTTCTGACAAAGTCTCTAGTACAGAAACACGCACAGACCTTGCTTTAAAAGAACTTGCAAACTGGCTTGGTCCCAAGGGTGACATATGCAGCTGGCATTTAACATCAGGCCTTGCCATTTGGAAAGCTCTTATCAAAAAGTCTCTGGAGCCCTCCAAGccctgcttttcatttctctacTGCCTGTGTTACCTCTGTTGTTTGTTCAGGACGCAGCATTACATTAGTCACACCATCCCCATGTGCTGGGGACAAGACAGTGCAGTTCTTCATGCTAACAGAGGTCATTTCAGTGTAACTTCGTGAGCAAAGCGTGGAGGCTAAACTCATTATAGGTGTCTGGGAAGCACCGCACGCAGCAAGCCCATCTGTAGTCCCTGCACACCATGATGGCTCCTTACACCAAAGGCTTAAGGAGCATCAGCATCACCTTGTGATGTGAAGGCCCTTTCTAAACAGGGGGATGCTGGTGTATAGCCATTGTAGGGGCGTGATCCTCACAAGCAGCCCATCCTTCTCAGTCCACTCAAGGGCTACCTGAACTGGCTGAGCATCCCCTAGACCCCGGACAAGTGGCCTGTGGTCACATTCTGAGGTAGCAAGGCCCACCCCGTGCCCAGGCCGCGAACTGATGGCTCTCTCGGCCAACACGGGCCTGCAAGGGGGGATCGCTGTAACTCAGGGGGTGTCCCACGGCGTGCTGGGGAGCGCGGGGGGGACAGGGGCAGCACAACCGAGCTACGAAAGGGCAAAACCACCCCGCTGTGAGGAGAGCTGGGGGCAAAGGCCTCTCCCGCCGTGAGGGCAGCCCACTCGAGCAGAGCAGCCCCCCGACGCCCCTCCGGGTCACGCCGCCCTCCCCAGCCGAGACCCACAGCGGAGCCCGGGTTCCCCACCAAGACCCACCGAAAACCCGCAGCGCCTggggggcggcggccccgcgcaCTCACCTGCTCCCTCAGGGCCGCCGCCCTGCCCCCATGGCCAGGCCCTCCGACCCCAACTTCGGTCCCCGGCCCAGATGCCGTCCGTCCCTGCCCGGCCCCTCCCATTCGCTGCCAGCCCTGTCAGTCCGGGGCCGGGCCCCAGCAAACAGCGGCGATTGGCTGTCGGGCGGCTATCGGGCCTGGCCCAGCCTATGGGGTGAACCCTAGCGCGGCGCCGGGCTCCGAGGGGGCGGGCTAGGGAAGGAGCCGGGTTCCGCCGCTCGCCCGGGCTGTGGCAGCGCCTTGCCGTCGGCCAGGCCCCTCCCGGTCctgaggggaggaggaaggactCCCCGGCTCAGGGCTCTCAGGACAACCGTGGCACCACACCTCCACCCGGCACGGCCTCCCCTGCTGCCCGCCTTAGGGGCGGTGGTGGCACCACCTAGCTGCCAGGGCCTACTTAAGGCGCATGCGCATCCGCGCTCCCTCGAGCCACCTTAACTAGCCGCGCATGTCCAACAGCGCGCACAACGGCTCTGAGAGCTCGCCTGTGATTGGGCATCTGCCGGACCACCCGAAGTAACAGGCGCTGTGATTGGAGGAGAGCTAGGCCCGCCATTGTCTTGGCAACCAGGTGTACGCGTTCCCTCAGCCGCCGGTACCGGTGAAGGCCGGAGAGCCCCGAGACGCAGCGGTACCGGCATGCACCGTGCCACCTCACCGGGGaagggaggggcggggcggggggggtgtaCGCCGTGCGCTCACCGCACCGCCTCCCGCTGTCAGGTACCCATCATTCCCAGCCTGCACCGCGCTACCTCCCGGGAAGGGCTGACGCCGTTCCCGGCATGCACCGCGCCACTTCACCTGGGCGGGGTGGGGCCGTGGCGTTATTTGCTTGTAGCGCTATGGCAGGACCTCCCTCAGGCGCCTCCCGCCGACCTCCTCGGTCCCCTGAGGCAACacccgcctcccgccgccccctgAAGCCTCCTCGGCCCCCTGAGGCAACacccgcctcccgccgccccctgAGGTCTCGGCCCCCTGAGGCAGCCCCCGCCGCACCCTGAGGCCGCGCCCTGTGGGCGGGCAGGacccctgcagtgagcagggccGCGGCAGCTCACAGAAGGGAAAGCAACAACGGTTATGGCTGTTTCGCTGCCTTCCTGTAAGCAAACCAACCCAGTCCTTCAGCCTCTGCCTTGCCGCCGCACATTAACAGTTCTGCGTGGTTGGTTTTAGAAACGTTTACAAAATAGTGCCACCCAAGGTTGTTACGTTGGGTGCGCAGTGGTGCTGTGAGGTGGCTAGCTGCCTTGCCGCGGGTGCTCACGGGTGTTCTGGAGCATGATGCATCCAGCAGAAGATCATCACTTGGTGCCACGTAGTGAATGGGAACAGGACTTGCAACAGtcatttcacagctgaagaaggaaaaccCCAACCATACAAAGGTTTCCCTTTCAGAGCATGGCAAGGATTCATTAATAAGTGATGAGGAAGTGGCAAGTGAAACTTTATACCCACAGCCAGTTAGAGGTGTTGCAGGTCCAGAATTTATGTCCTTGGGGACAAACCAGCACAAGGGAATAAGGAACGCTATCAAACCATATCCCTGTTGCTGTGCAAGACAGTGGAAAGTTTGCTGTTGGCTCCCTTGTGGCACTAACCAACTCCTTGGCCTGGACACCACCCCTGTAAGAGGCCTGTCACTAGCAATTACTTCAGACCTCTTCCCTGCACTAACCTTCCCCCTAATTGCAGAGCTCAGCTTAAGACCTGTACTTGGTAAGAAGCACGCTTAAATTTTCATGGAGCTAACATTTAAACTTTCCAAATGTAGCACTATTGCCGGTGCAGCCCTGTGACCGGTAGTAATAACACCAGAGCTTAATTAGATGAAATATCCGTGGTTTTATTGTGTCTGTGAGAGATTATGCAATTTGAAAACTTATAGTAGCTTCCACCTCACTGTCTCTTGGCAATCAAGGATGCTGCCGAGACAAGGCCTTTGATTCCAGGCCTGCAAAGCGCAGCACTTCTTGGGTGACACCAGGCAGCATAGTGTCTGAgttctgcaggagctggggtgcTCAGCATCTTTCCTCAGATTTTCAGTTTAGAGATAGTCAGCCCCTCTCTGTGAGTTGCCAGTTGTGAAGCGAGTGGTTAAGATGCCTGACTTAGTAAATGAGGGCAATCTGCAAAATGATTTAACAGCACTGAGTCACCCTTAAAGCCCATTCATCAAACACAGTGCTTcgaagggctttttttccccctttgcttcttaaataaaaaagggaaattaaatgcagaaataactGCTGATTTCTTGACTTGAATACTGCATTAATGTTAGTTTTGCCTTTAACTTACACAacctatttaaaatgaaaactggcaTTGTAGTTACATGTTTTCTGTATCTCcatattcagaattttattaTCATTGGCTGTTCCTTTTAGGTTTCAAGATTTCCTCCAGTCCTTACAAACACCATAGGAAAGTAACGACAAACTCAGGAAAAAAGGGATTTAATTCTTAGTCAAAGAGATTTCAGTGTAACCGAGTGACAAAAATGTTTGACGTTTATGTCtttgttctgaattttttgTAACTCTTAATGATCCAGTTTTGTAACAAGGATAGCAACTAAGTTGAGATCAAGGTTGTTAAATTCACTTTGTAATCACAACCGATAACAGGATGAGGAAAACGGTAAATGCAATATTATTGCTTTAAACCTTGAAATTACTCCACGTAACAGCACCCTCATCTGGACCATCTGCCCATCTCTCACCCACCTGGCTTCAGCCCTGCTCCCATTTCCAACCTTGAGCTCTCCAGGACACACAGATGTGTGTTGCAATTCCGCTGAAATTCAGGaccaaatacaaagaaatcagTGGAGTTAACGCTTGTGTAGTGACAGCACAGGATAACCCCTCCTATCTTTTGCTGTTCTTCACCCGGATCCTTCCCTGGTCTGTGGGAATTACATCGGTACATCTGTTATCTGGccagcagaggggagcagaaagatattttaaaaccatacTGTTTTCCCAGCCTGCACTCTGCCGGGTTTCTTTTCAAGTGCAGCCAATGCTCACAGGTGCCAAGGGCCTCCTGGGCTTTCTGGATCCAGCTTTCaagctgcttcctctgctggtgGAGCGAGGGTGCCCATGGCCCCTGCTGACAGGCTCCTACTGTCTGGTGACTACGTGGTAACCCCAGAACTCTGAAAATTAAGTATATTAAGAATTTCTGAAACTTTGTGTACCGGGTATGTAAAGTAGGGAAATCAGGAAGTATTTGGCATCTTCTTTCTTGTTCTGCCTTTGgcatcttctctttcttctccttcctttgaTCTCTTCCTCCTTGCTTGTCTCTCCCATCTCGGTGATATCAGGAGTGCATTATCTCAGGACTGAATAACAGCAATCAAGGACGTAAAGGACAAAAGATGAGGGAAAATGATCAAGGTAGAGACGTTGCTTAAATACCTTCTGTAGGCGCCATCAGTCTGCCTGGTCAGCTTCCAGGAGTTCCAGATGACCTGATGCTAAGTTCTGACTAAAAGAGAAGAGGCAGAGTCTTAAGGTAGCTTCACAAAGCAGTCCCTTCCCTTTGAGAATTTCCTGCTTGAAGGGCAGAGTGGGCAGAAAGCCAAACCACAAGCTACACAAGGGCTTGGCTGATTCTTTCTTAAGATTTATCCCTAGAGAAAAGTTACTGtactggggaggggaggggaagcatTAGGTCCATTAACACGAGGCTGTTTGGGGGCTGCTGACTTAGTTTCCTCCCCAAAAGCACTTGACTCTGTCCTCTTCAGCACAAGCCATTTTGAAGCACATTCCTTTAGCCGGGTAGTCAGTAAATGCCAGTACATGAAGTTTATCCACTTGTAATTTAGGCAACGTAAAGAGCTTATTTGCTTCTTACTACCTGACCTAGAATACCTAACAGGTGAGCTGACCCACTTTCGTAGCTCTTCTCCTGTCTTCACAGATCCCTCTGGGTACCAGAACACTGGCGTTCACGGGGTGTTGCCGATGGACTTTCCTCGCAGCACCGTGCCCCCTTCTATTACCAGAATACAACTCAAAGCACTCAGAGGGCACAGAGGTGTGCAGTCACTTTAGCAGGTGAACTTCCAAGGGCGTGTAGATGTCTAATCTCCAATTACTTTCAACAACACTGAAGTGATGACGGGCATGCCAAACCCTGAGCTGGATGCGCTGGACGGGAGAAGGGCTCTGTAGATGTTTCCCTGACACGTGCTATCCTGGAAGGCACTAATCAAGAATGTGCTGCCAGAGTAGTAACTCCCCTTTatggggcagggctgagcacgGGATTCCATCCAAGCCTCAGCAGGCTGGTCAGCAAGAGAAGCCAAGCCTGGGCAACACCAGGGAATGGAGCTTGCAGATGCAGTTTTTTATCAGCTGCTTTGGAAACCTGCTGCAATTTTAATAGCCAGTTCTAGCAAATGGGACCGATCTTGCTTTCCTCAGCACAACCCTCTGGTCCACGCAGCCCAGGGTGGAGAGCCTCAAGCATGTGGCAGGGCTTCCACATGGCAGGGCCACGTGGAGGTGCAAGCTGAAGGCCAGGGCAGCACAGTGTCTGTTCTAGTTCTGGGAGTTGATAAAAAATAGCTGCGCCATGTGGACA
It encodes the following:
- the NIPAL3 gene encoding NIPA-like protein 3 isoform X1 produces the protein MEGGNSPNLQLQQLPLATAAVSVQPHTDSFSYKENLIGALLAIFGHLVISIALNLQKYSHIRLAGSKDPRAYFKTKTWWCGLFLLVLGELGVFSSYAFAPLSLIVPLSAVSVIASAIIGIIFIKEKWKPKDFLRRYVLSFVGCGLAIVGTYLLITFGPNSHEKMTGENITRHLVSWPFLLYMLVEIIVFCLLLYFYKEKNANYIVVILLLVALLGSMTVVTVKAVAGMIVVSIQGNLQLDYPIFYIMLVCMIATAIFQATFLAQASQLYDSSQIASIGYILSTTVAITAGATFYLDFTGEDVLHICMFALGCLIAFLGVFLITRNRKKSIPFEPYISMDAMPGMQNMHDKGIAVQPDLKASFSYGALENNDNMPEIYTPATLPIVQEQHGSKGVSAPPYRVLEHSKKDKLPRFSTALQPEH
- the NIPAL3 gene encoding NIPA-like protein 3 isoform X2; translated protein: MEGGNSPNLQLQQLPLATAAVSVQPHTDSFSYKENLIGALLAIFGHLVISIALNLQKYSHIRLAGSKDPRAYFKTKTWWCGLFLLVLGELGVFSSYAFAPLSLIVPLSAVSVIASAIIGIIFIKEKWKPKDFLSCGLAIVGTYLLITFGPNSHEKMTGENITRHLVSWPFLLYMLVEIIVFCLLLYFYKEKNANYIVVILLLVALLGSMTVVTVKAVAGMIVVSIQGNLQLDYPIFYIMLVCMIATAIFQATFLAQASQLYDSSQIASIGYILSTTVAITAGATFYLDFTGEDVLHICMFALGCLIAFLGVFLITRNRKKSIPFEPYISMDAMPGMQNMHDKGIAVQPDLKASFSYGALENNDNMPEIYTPATLPIVQEQHGSKGVSAPPYRVLEHSKKDKLPRFSTALQPEH